A single Acropora palmata chromosome 5, jaAcrPala1.3, whole genome shotgun sequence DNA region contains:
- the LOC141882285 gene encoding uncharacterized protein LOC141882285 has protein sequence MGASLSKLNPQVHDRLLRVGGRIGQAPLCYDLKHPVILPYKHHVTDLIIKDHHLKVGHMGQESVLSSLRQKYWILKGRSAMRRVLSKCFDCQKRKAKPPEQFMAELLKDRVTPSEPLFTYVGIDCLGPIEVKQGQSLVKRYGCLFTCLTVRAVHIELLHSASADSMINAMRRFISILSTVMIRNSDSVSDDEPISPNHLLHLHPTPSLPPGVFVKGDLYCKRAWRQAQYLTSVFWRRWSNEYLPTLMERRKWRMPKENIKAGDLVLLADKNVPRGEWPIARVVEAVVGRDGFVGAVRVRTASTVATQVKRQCRGELKASSVVLTRPITSLCPLEMDV, from the coding sequence ATGGGAGCTTCGTTAAGCAAGTTGAACCCTCAAGTCCATGACAGATTGTTGCGTGTAGGAGGCCGTATTGGACAAGCCCCTTTGTGTTACGACTTGAAGCACCCAGTAATTTTGCCTTACAAGCATCATGTTACAGACCTGATAATCAAGGACCACCACCTGAAAGTGGGACACATGGGCCAAGAGTCAGTTCTGTCGTCGTTGAGACAGAAGTATTGGATCTTGAAAGGGAGATCTGCAATGCGTCGAGTGCTGAGCAAATGTTTTGATTGTCAGAAGAGGAAGGCGAAACCCCCAGAGCAGTTCATGGCTGAACTTCTAAAGGATCGTGTAACCCCAAGTGAACCACTATTTACATATGTTGGAATTGATTGTCTTGGCCCTATAGAAGTGAAACAGGGACAGTCACTTGTTAAGAGGTATGGCTGCCTCTTTACATGTTTAACTGTACGTGCAGTGCACATTGAACTTTTACACTCCGCGAGTGCTGATTCTATGATCAATGCCATGAGAAGGTTCATCAGCATACTCTCTACTGTTATGATACGCAACAGCGACAGTGTCTCAGATGAtgagccaatttctccaaATCATTTGCTGCATTTGCACCCAACACCCAGTTTGCCGCCAGGTGTGTTCGTCAAGGGAGATCTTTATTGCAAACGTGCGTGGAGACAAGCCCAATACTTAACAAGTGTGTTCTGGCGGAGATGGTCCAACGAGTATTTACCAACCCTTATGGAGAGGCGGAAGTGGAGAATGCCTAAGGAGAACATTAAAGCAGGCGATTTGGTTCTGCTAGCAGACAAGAACGTCCCGCGGGGCGAGTGGCCAATTGCACGTGTGGTGGAGGCCGTCGTTGGCAGAGATGGATTTGTGGGTGCTGTGCGAGTAAGGACCGCTTCCACAGTAGCAACTCAAGTCAAGAGGCAATGCCGCGGAGAGTTGAAGGCCAGTAGTGTCGTACTTACGCGGCCTATTACAAGCTTATGTCCCCTGGAGATGGATGTATAA